A single window of Selenomonas sputigena DNA harbors:
- a CDS encoding hydrogenase small subunit translates to MDKRESMWERYLRNGLSRRDFLKGCVALTSLMGLDTSMVSKVVEAAESKPLPVVIWMHGHECTGCDESFIRSAAPMASDLVLNMIALEYSHVLSAASGEPFEAHLEQTIEKYKGQYILAVEGAIATKDNGVYCMSGGHPFINTFQRVAKDAAAIIAYGTCATSGGIQAAAPNPTGSAGVSHYVGNKPVINVPGCPPIPEVMTGVVMHVALFGSVPDLDMESRPKQFYGNRIHDTCYRRPFFDAGMFAERFDDAGSKAGWCLYKLGCRGPETYASCGNMRWFQGMSYPIQSGAPCIGCTNANFWDDAPFSDRLPKYGPLGSIDKIGVGLAVGAAAGVAVHGALSLAQRAKADAAIEKEEEKAKREQVHK, encoded by the coding sequence GTGGACAAGCGGGAAAGCATGTGGGAGCGTTATCTCCGCAACGGCCTGAGCCGCCGCGACTTCCTGAAAGGGTGCGTCGCGCTGACATCTCTGATGGGGCTTGATACGAGCATGGTCTCGAAGGTCGTCGAGGCGGCAGAGTCGAAGCCTCTGCCGGTCGTGATCTGGATGCACGGTCATGAGTGCACGGGCTGCGACGAGTCGTTCATTCGCTCGGCGGCGCCAATGGCGTCCGACTTGGTGTTGAACATGATTGCGCTCGAATACAGCCACGTCCTGAGCGCGGCTTCGGGCGAGCCGTTCGAGGCGCATCTTGAGCAGACGATTGAAAAGTACAAGGGACAGTACATCCTCGCCGTCGAGGGTGCGATTGCGACGAAGGACAACGGCGTCTATTGCATGTCGGGCGGTCATCCGTTCATCAATACGTTCCAGCGCGTGGCCAAGGATGCGGCGGCGATCATCGCCTACGGCACGTGCGCGACGTCGGGCGGCATCCAGGCGGCTGCGCCGAATCCGACAGGCTCGGCGGGCGTCAGCCACTATGTGGGCAACAAGCCGGTCATCAATGTCCCGGGCTGTCCTCCGATCCCTGAGGTCATGACGGGCGTCGTCATGCACGTCGCTCTCTTCGGCTCGGTTCCCGACCTCGATATGGAGAGCCGTCCCAAGCAGTTCTACGGCAACCGCATTCACGATACATGCTACCGCCGTCCCTTCTTCGATGCGGGCATGTTCGCCGAGCGCTTCGACGACGCGGGCTCGAAGGCGGGCTGGTGTCTCTACAAGCTCGGCTGCAGAGGTCCTGAGACGTACGCTTCGTGCGGCAATATGCGCTGGTTCCAAGGCATGAGCTACCCGATTCAGTCGGGTGCGCCGTGCATTGGCTGCACGAACGCGAACTTCTGGGACGATGCGCCGTTCTCCGACCGTCTGCCGAAGTACGGGCCTCTGGGCAGCATTGACAAGATCGGCGTCGGACTCGCGGTCGGCGCGGCGGCGGGCGTCGCCGTACACGGCGCTTTGAGCCTCGCGCAGCGCGCAAAGGCGGATGCGGCGATCGAGAAGGAAGAGGAGAAGGCGAAGAGAGAGCAGGTGCATAAATGA
- a CDS encoding nickel-dependent hydrogenase large subunit, translating to MKHVTVDPVTRIEGHLRVEVQVDEATGKVTDALSSGTAWRGLELVMNGRDPRDAWAYIQRICGVCTTAHALCSVRAVEDALGIRIPTNANYIRNIMAGCLTVQDHLVHFYHLHALDWVSPVEALAADPVAAANLQREILKLRLPLAGPAGLNTEAYPKDFPNATPEYFAAFKQKIEQIVKSGQLGIFAANWWDHPDYKILPPEVHLIAVVHYLEMLDKHREIMTPHVVFGGKNPHAHYVVGGMPCAISLDDGNAPINTARLAIVDRAVNLTRTLVNEYYLPDVLAIGSLYVKAGKVDGGGLAKHCVMAFGQFPDQSYTGTRNGDFMRQLLIRSNGVVENFGAGLAAATFTEVKAEDLSDPVAFTEGVDHSWYEYEGAESDLHPWAGQTKPKYTAPKVGTQTNWQELNEKGKYSWLKTPKWRGKLAEVGPLARYIIIYVKAKKGLLPDPTWAEQLMLNQMDAVSKAIGLAPEVWLPTMVGRTAARALDAQLNAEIEKYYFDKLIANIKGGDLAVATSDKWDPVTWPKEAKGVGLYDAPRGALSHWVVIKNGKIANYQCVVPTTWNACPRDDAAGHGAYEMAMMDTRVAVPDKPLEIVRVIRSFDPCMACSTHVYNANGDTLKIMTTDPYAGLQVEE from the coding sequence ATGAAACATGTAACGGTCGATCCGGTAACGAGAATCGAAGGGCATCTGCGCGTCGAGGTGCAGGTGGACGAGGCGACGGGCAAGGTCACGGATGCTCTTTCGAGCGGCACGGCGTGGCGCGGTCTCGAACTCGTCATGAACGGGCGCGATCCGCGCGACGCGTGGGCGTACATCCAGCGTATATGCGGCGTCTGCACGACGGCACACGCGCTGTGTTCCGTGCGCGCCGTTGAGGATGCGCTCGGCATCCGCATCCCGACGAATGCAAACTATATCCGCAATATCATGGCGGGCTGCCTGACGGTGCAGGATCATCTCGTGCATTTCTATCATCTGCACGCTCTCGACTGGGTCAGCCCCGTCGAGGCTCTGGCGGCAGACCCGGTTGCGGCGGCGAACCTGCAGCGTGAGATTCTCAAGCTGCGCCTGCCGCTCGCAGGCCCTGCAGGGCTCAATACGGAAGCGTATCCGAAGGACTTCCCGAATGCGACGCCCGAATACTTCGCGGCATTCAAGCAGAAGATCGAGCAGATCGTCAAGAGCGGGCAGCTCGGCATCTTTGCGGCGAACTGGTGGGATCACCCCGACTACAAGATCCTGCCGCCCGAGGTGCATCTCATCGCGGTCGTCCACTATCTTGAGATGCTCGACAAGCACCGTGAGATCATGACGCCGCACGTCGTGTTCGGCGGCAAGAACCCGCACGCGCACTATGTCGTCGGCGGCATGCCGTGCGCGATCTCCCTCGACGACGGCAATGCACCGATCAACACGGCTCGCCTCGCCATCGTCGATCGCGCCGTGAACCTCACGCGCACGCTCGTCAACGAATATTATCTGCCCGATGTCCTCGCCATCGGCTCGCTCTACGTCAAGGCGGGCAAGGTGGACGGCGGCGGCCTCGCCAAGCATTGCGTCATGGCGTTCGGACAGTTCCCCGATCAGAGCTACACGGGCACGCGAAACGGCGACTTCATGCGCCAGCTATTGATCCGCTCGAACGGTGTCGTCGAGAACTTCGGCGCAGGCCTTGCGGCGGCGACCTTCACGGAGGTCAAGGCGGAGGATCTGTCCGATCCCGTCGCCTTCACCGAGGGTGTCGATCATTCGTGGTACGAGTACGAGGGCGCGGAGAGCGATCTGCATCCGTGGGCAGGACAGACGAAGCCGAAGTACACGGCGCCGAAGGTCGGCACGCAGACGAACTGGCAGGAGCTCAACGAGAAGGGCAAATACTCGTGGCTCAAGACGCCGAAATGGCGCGGCAAGCTCGCCGAGGTCGGTCCTCTGGCGCGCTATATCATCATCTACGTCAAGGCGAAGAAGGGCCTCCTGCCCGATCCGACGTGGGCGGAGCAGCTCATGCTCAACCAAATGGATGCGGTGTCGAAGGCGATCGGTCTCGCGCCCGAGGTCTGGCTGCCGACGATGGTCGGCCGCACGGCTGCGCGTGCACTCGACGCGCAGCTCAATGCCGAGATCGAGAAGTACTACTTCGACAAGCTCATCGCGAACATCAAGGGCGGCGACCTCGCTGTCGCAACATCGGATAAGTGGGATCCTGTGACGTGGCCGAAGGAAGCGAAGGGCGTCGGCCTCTACGACGCGCCGCGCGGCGCGCTCTCGCACTGGGTCGTCATCAAGAACGGCAAGATCGCGAACTATCAGTGCGTCGTGCCGACGACGTGGAACGCCTGCCCGCGCGACGATGCGGCAGGACACGGCGCCTACGAGATGGCGATGATGGACACACGCGTCGCCGTGCCCGACAAGCCATTGGAGATCGTGCGCGTCATCCGCTCGTTCGATCCGTGCATGGCCTGCTCCACGCACGTCTACAACGCGAACGGCGACACGCTCAAGATCATGACGACTGATCCCTATGCAGGACTGCAGGTGGAAGAATAG
- the cybH gene encoding Ni/Fe-hydrogenase, b-type cytochrome subunit, translated as MREVKRRIYYVFSPWLRIFHWIMVVCISVLFATGLMITEPWLIYSVEPTFSGMTTDNIRNIHFIAAFTFMAAFLLRIYGFYVNRGDRLFPRFWEGLFWRAIGDVILHYIFVRYEHKSYLRNPIARMSYTLLYVLVAVEVLTGFAMYGANEPESVSFMLFGWVITFLGNEFMAHLVHHYVAWFIILFAIGHLYMVIRAEFMEGESEVSSMFSGRKILTHEPLDAYQLSHPEEEHKGRAS; from the coding sequence ATGAGAGAAGTCAAACGCAGGATTTACTACGTTTTCAGTCCTTGGCTCAGGATCTTTCACTGGATCATGGTCGTCTGCATCTCGGTCCTCTTTGCGACGGGATTGATGATCACCGAGCCTTGGCTCATTTACTCTGTCGAGCCGACGTTCAGCGGCATGACGACGGACAACATCCGAAACATCCATTTCATCGCGGCGTTCACCTTCATGGCGGCCTTCCTCCTGAGGATTTACGGCTTCTATGTGAACCGCGGCGACCGTCTCTTCCCGCGCTTCTGGGAGGGGCTTTTCTGGCGGGCGATCGGCGACGTCATCCTGCATTACATCTTTGTGCGCTACGAGCACAAGTCGTACTTGAGGAACCCGATCGCGCGCATGTCGTACACGCTGCTCTATGTGCTCGTCGCCGTCGAGGTCTTGACGGGCTTTGCGATGTACGGCGCGAATGAGCCGGAAAGCGTGTCCTTCATGCTCTTCGGCTGGGTCATCACGTTCTTGGGCAACGAGTTCATGGCGCACCTCGTGCACCACTACGTCGCCTGGTTCATCATCCTCTTCGCCATCGGCCATCTCTACATGGTCATCCGCGCGGAGTTCATGGAGGGCGAGAGTGAAGTGTCGAGCATGTTCTCCGGCAGGAAGATCCTGACGCACGAGCCGCTTGACGCTTACCAGCTCAGCCACCCCGAGGAGGAACACAAGGGCAGGGCGAGCTGA
- the hypA gene encoding hydrogenase maturation nickel metallochaperone HypA, with product MHEMAIAEGILDIALKTMEENEAKRVARVKLLVGEMAGVECESLLFCFEALTKGTAADGAALDIERVPLVGRCGSCGKEQHVERYSFLCPSCRNGALEIISGRELKVESLEVD from the coding sequence GTGCATGAAATGGCGATCGCCGAGGGCATTTTGGACATCGCGCTCAAGACGATGGAGGAGAACGAGGCGAAGCGCGTCGCACGCGTCAAGCTGCTCGTCGGTGAAATGGCGGGCGTGGAATGCGAGTCGCTGCTCTTTTGCTTCGAGGCTCTGACAAAAGGCACGGCGGCAGACGGCGCGGCGCTCGACATCGAGCGCGTGCCGCTCGTCGGACGCTGCGGATCTTGCGGCAAGGAGCAGCACGTCGAGCGATACAGCTTCTTGTGCCCTTCGTGCAGGAACGGCGCACTTGAAATCATCTCGGGACGCGAACTCAAGGTGGAATCTTTGGAGGTGGATTAA
- the hypB gene encoding hydrogenase nickel incorporation protein HypB has protein sequence MEVKVMKNVLAMNDEAAAENAALFQRKGIFVLNLMGSPGAGKTTLLERTLEALKDEMRLAVIEGDLFTSKDAERIDRLGVPVVQINTSGGCHLDAPMVKSALSSIDLDSLDMLIIENVGNLVCPAEFELGQDKKAVVLSITEGDDKPLKYPLMFKEADAALLNKVDLLPYTDFDLESATDDIRTLHPGIEVMAIACRTGEGLPAWLSWLRKNVREKKEAV, from the coding sequence ATGGAAGTCAAGGTCATGAAGAACGTTCTGGCGATGAATGACGAAGCAGCAGCAGAAAATGCGGCGCTTTTTCAGCGGAAGGGGATCTTCGTGCTCAATCTCATGGGATCGCCGGGCGCGGGCAAGACGACGCTCCTGGAGCGCACGTTGGAAGCATTGAAGGATGAGATGCGTCTCGCCGTCATCGAGGGCGATCTCTTCACATCGAAGGACGCTGAGCGCATCGACCGCCTCGGCGTGCCCGTCGTGCAGATCAACACGAGCGGCGGCTGTCATCTCGACGCGCCGATGGTCAAGAGTGCGCTCTCGTCCATCGACCTCGACTCGCTCGACATGCTCATCATCGAGAATGTCGGCAACCTCGTCTGCCCGGCGGAATTTGAGCTGGGGCAGGACAAGAAGGCGGTCGTGCTGTCGATCACGGAGGGGGACGACAAGCCCTTGAAGTACCCGCTGATGTTCAAGGAGGCCGACGCGGCGCTCCTCAACAAAGTCGACCTCCTGCCTTACACGGACTTCGATCTGGAGAGTGCGACGGACGACATCCGGACGCTTCATCCGGGCATCGAGGTCATGGCGATCGCGTGCCGCACGGGCGAGGGACTCCCCGCATGGCTCTCGTGGCTTCGGAAGAATGTGCGCGAGAAGAAGGAGGCAGTTTGA
- a CDS encoding HyaD/HybD family hydrogenase maturation endopeptidase — protein sequence MSEAFLGVSPEEIERARKELEATPAVTVLGIGNVILQDEGFGVRAAELLREKYDFPPAVQIIDGGTLGAELLGVITGTEHLLVLDSVNGGKEAGTLFHFENEGISAHFQDKLSVHEVGIQDVLATLSVTGRAIPDVVVLGAQPYAVGAGVALSPQMEALLPEIERRAIDVLSRWGVEVRAKDASREVAFTRVAEAKHEKAGASCGFVAEDEADAPLDVPMKQAGEAMRTARQTLPHELLTKGGEG from the coding sequence ATGAGTGAAGCGTTCTTGGGCGTATCGCCCGAAGAGATCGAGCGTGCGAGAAAAGAGCTGGAGGCGACGCCCGCCGTGACGGTTCTCGGCATCGGCAACGTCATCCTGCAGGACGAAGGCTTCGGCGTGCGCGCCGCCGAACTCCTGCGCGAGAAGTACGACTTCCCGCCTGCCGTGCAGATCATCGACGGCGGCACGCTCGGTGCGGAGCTTCTGGGCGTCATCACGGGCACGGAGCACCTTCTTGTGCTCGATTCCGTCAACGGCGGCAAGGAGGCGGGCACGCTCTTTCACTTTGAGAATGAGGGAATCTCGGCGCACTTCCAGGACAAGCTGTCGGTGCACGAGGTCGGCATCCAGGACGTGCTCGCGACGCTTTCCGTGACGGGGCGCGCGATTCCCGACGTCGTCGTGCTCGGCGCACAGCCCTACGCCGTCGGCGCGGGCGTCGCGCTCAGCCCGCAGATGGAAGCGCTTCTGCCCGAGATCGAGCGCCGAGCCATCGACGTGCTCTCGCGCTGGGGCGTCGAGGTGCGGGCGAAGGACGCCTCTCGCGAGGTCGCCTTCACGCGCGTCGCCGAGGCGAAGCATGAGAAGGCGGGCGCTTCGTGCGGCTTCGTCGCAGAGGACGAGGCCGATGCGCCGCTCGATGTGCCGATGAAGCAGGCGGGCGAGGCGATGCGCACGGCGCGGCAGACTTTGCCGCATGAGCTTCTGACGAAGGGAGGCGAAGGCTGA
- a CDS encoding HypC/HybG/HupF family hydrogenase formation chaperone, translating to MCLAVPAKVLDIAGSVARVSVNGVEREASLMLLPEAKLGDYVLVHAGFAMQIVEEKDAEETYALLAEMKGAPRTVM from the coding sequence ATGTGTCTTGCTGTACCGGCGAAGGTGCTCGATATTGCGGGCAGCGTCGCGCGCGTCTCCGTCAACGGCGTGGAGCGCGAGGCGAGCCTCATGCTGCTGCCTGAGGCGAAGCTCGGCGACTACGTGCTCGTACATGCGGGCTTTGCCATGCAGATCGTTGAGGAAAAAGACGCCGAAGAAACGTACGCGCTGCTCGCCGAGATGAAGGGTGCGCCGCGCACGGTGATGTAG
- the hypD gene encoding hydrogenase formation protein HypD, translating into MKKLTPQEEKEAARALLADIERLAAGRHLRYMEVCGTHTVAIFRAGLRQILPENIELVSGPGCPVCVTSDAYMDKAIACAKMEDVIVATFGDMLKVPGSRESLADARAAGACLRVVYSPLDALAASRENPEKTVVFLGVGFETTAPTEAAAVLSAKEEGLKNFCVLSAQKLVPPAVKLLLADPDVHVDGFLLPGHACVVTGTRPYAFLADEAHKPGVVAGFTPLAILRAVWRLVRQTAANEARIENEYGSVVREEGNPAALAILARVYEEAADEWRGLGVIERSGLRMREEFAAFDAERRLPVEVERVEKKTACRCGEVLRGAVRPTDCTLFAKACVPTHAVGPCMVSVEGVCAAWYKYGRGRFHFGK; encoded by the coding sequence TTGAAGAAACTCACGCCGCAAGAAGAAAAGGAAGCGGCAAGGGCGCTCCTTGCTGACATTGAGCGCCTTGCCGCGGGCAGGCATCTTCGCTATATGGAGGTTTGCGGCACGCACACGGTCGCCATCTTCCGCGCGGGACTTCGGCAGATTCTGCCCGAGAACATCGAGCTTGTCTCCGGCCCCGGCTGTCCCGTGTGCGTGACGAGCGATGCCTACATGGACAAGGCGATCGCCTGCGCGAAGATGGAGGACGTCATCGTCGCGACGTTCGGCGACATGCTCAAGGTGCCGGGCAGCCGCGAAAGCCTCGCAGATGCGCGTGCGGCGGGCGCATGTTTACGCGTCGTCTACTCGCCACTTGACGCGCTCGCCGCCTCGCGGGAGAATCCCGAAAAGACGGTCGTCTTCCTCGGCGTCGGCTTTGAGACGACAGCGCCGACCGAGGCGGCGGCGGTGCTCTCGGCAAAGGAGGAGGGACTGAAGAACTTCTGCGTCTTGTCGGCGCAGAAACTCGTGCCGCCTGCCGTGAAGCTCCTCTTGGCTGACCCCGATGTGCATGTCGACGGCTTCCTGCTGCCCGGGCACGCATGCGTCGTCACAGGCACGCGCCCCTACGCCTTTCTCGCTGATGAGGCGCATAAGCCCGGCGTCGTCGCGGGCTTCACGCCGCTCGCGATCCTGCGCGCCGTCTGGCGGCTCGTGCGGCAGACGGCGGCGAATGAAGCCCGCATCGAGAACGAGTACGGCTCCGTCGTGCGCGAAGAGGGAAATCCCGCCGCGCTCGCCATCCTCGCGCGCGTCTACGAGGAGGCGGCGGACGAGTGGCGCGGTCTCGGCGTCATCGAGCGCTCGGGGCTTCGCATGCGCGAGGAGTTCGCCGCGTTCGATGCCGAGCGACGACTGCCCGTCGAAGTCGAGCGCGTGGAGAAGAAGACAGCGTGCCGCTGCGGCGAGGTTCTGCGCGGCGCGGTGCGCCCGACGGACTGCACGCTCTTCGCGAAGGCGTGCGTGCCGACGCACGCCGTAGGGCCGTGCATGGTGTCGGTCGAGGGCGTGTGCGCCGCCTGGTACAAGTACGGCCGAGGGAGGTTTCACTTTGGAAAATGA
- the hypE gene encoding hydrogenase expression/formation protein HypE, with protein sequence MENEKITLAHGAGGSLSQALMESVILPAFGNEFLQKMHDGAALDLGGKTAFTTDSFVVAPRFFPGGDIGKLAVCGTVNDLAMTGAVPRYISCALILEEGLSIEELRRILHSMKEAAAEAKVAIVTGDTKVVGKGAADGIYINTAGLGEIERAMEPQNVRADMDVILSGTLGDHAATVMAERHGIEIPATLHSDCAPLGDLAALMRRAAPSIACMRDPTRGGAAAVLNEIACAAQVGVILDEEALPVREEVEGIAAFLGFDPLELANEGKAIAFCAPEETAALLAAMREHPYGRNACCIGRTTAEEPGIVALRTALGGLRIVDMPLGNLVPRIC encoded by the coding sequence TTGGAAAATGAGAAGATCACGCTCGCGCACGGCGCGGGCGGCAGCCTGAGCCAGGCGCTGATGGAGAGCGTCATCCTGCCTGCCTTCGGCAATGAGTTCCTGCAGAAAATGCACGACGGCGCGGCGCTCGACCTCGGCGGCAAGACCGCCTTCACGACGGATTCCTTCGTCGTCGCGCCGCGCTTCTTCCCCGGCGGCGACATCGGCAAGCTCGCCGTCTGCGGCACGGTCAACGACCTCGCGATGACGGGCGCCGTGCCGCGCTACATCTCGTGCGCCTTGATTTTGGAAGAGGGTCTTTCCATCGAGGAGCTCAGGCGTATTTTGCACTCGATGAAGGAGGCTGCGGCAGAAGCGAAGGTCGCCATCGTCACGGGCGACACGAAGGTCGTCGGCAAGGGTGCGGCGGACGGCATCTACATCAACACGGCGGGACTCGGCGAGATCGAACGCGCGATGGAGCCGCAGAATGTCAGGGCGGATATGGACGTCATCCTCTCGGGAACGCTCGGCGATCATGCAGCGACCGTCATGGCGGAGCGTCACGGCATCGAGATTCCCGCGACGCTTCATAGCGACTGTGCGCCGTTGGGCGACCTCGCCGCGCTCATGCGCCGCGCCGCGCCCTCGATCGCCTGCATGAGAGATCCGACGAGAGGCGGCGCGGCGGCGGTCTTGAACGAGATCGCATGTGCGGCACAAGTCGGCGTCATCCTGGACGAGGAGGCGCTTCCCGTGCGCGAGGAGGTCGAGGGCATCGCCGCATTTCTCGGATTCGATCCGCTGGAATTGGCGAACGAGGGCAAGGCGATCGCCTTCTGCGCGCCCGAGGAAACGGCGGCGCTTCTCGCCGCCATGCGCGAGCATCCTTACGGCAGGAACGCCTGCTGCATCGGCCGCACGACGGCGGAGGAGCCGGGCATCGTCGCACTCCGGACGGCGCTCGGCGGCCTGCGCATCGTCGACATGCCGCTCGGCAACCTCGTGCCGCGCATCTGCTAG
- the bioF gene encoding 8-amino-7-oxononanoate synthase, which yields MALYSLKMRAEKSAGKREHVSGAEKILPEEELPEHLAALLSRALHHAKGKADFVNFKVEAIAPEAVEHLPALPVSTVEVETLAEGRRVIIDALEKLGLKNGEAILAKFSETYGMRGAMLLDADTLERLEPDAERGLRATYMDAARTAKGASDCKNHFAEAVVLATKVVHAPHIVAEICVSDDPDYVTGYVAAPSLGYRRITKLKEAGSPDGGRIFLYRGPRGGVAETIRYLEKQCVLVSGVPDSPAGNVRPQGMEEMLAEQLAAKKARHLCREMHEIDSVQAAHVTVGGVEKLLLASNNYLGLVDHPRLKRAAQEAVERYGCGSGGSRLTTGTLPLHTKLEEELAAFKGTEAALLFDTGYMANVGILSALGQKGAVFFSDELNHASIIDGCRLSRAKTVVYRHSDMKDLEEKLAAHAQCPGVIVSDAVFSMDGDIADLPRILELARKYHIWSMVDEAHSTGVIGGMGRGICEHFHLREKPDVLMGTLSKALASEGGYVCGSRLLIDYLKNTARSFIFSTSQSPANLAAASAALQLLQEEPERVARLQENVRVFCAALAENGVEARSETAIVPLIIGEESLAVKIAKDLERQGILVSAIRYPTVAKGAARLRVALAATHTEEELKSAAAHIAACIESFHGTA from the coding sequence ATGGCGCTTTACAGTCTGAAGATGCGGGCGGAAAAGAGCGCGGGAAAGCGCGAGCACGTGTCGGGCGCGGAGAAAATCTTGCCGGAGGAGGAACTGCCGGAACATTTGGCGGCGCTTCTTTCGCGCGCCCTGCACCACGCCAAGGGCAAGGCGGATTTCGTGAACTTCAAGGTGGAGGCGATCGCGCCCGAGGCGGTGGAGCATCTGCCCGCGCTTCCCGTCTCGACGGTCGAGGTTGAGACGCTTGCCGAGGGGCGGCGCGTGATTATCGACGCCTTGGAAAAACTTGGCTTGAAAAACGGCGAAGCCATCCTCGCGAAGTTTTCCGAGACGTATGGGATGCGCGGCGCAATGCTGCTCGATGCGGACACGCTCGAACGCTTGGAGCCGGACGCCGAACGCGGCCTGCGTGCGACGTACATGGACGCCGCACGTACTGCAAAAGGGGCGTCTGACTGCAAGAACCACTTCGCCGAAGCCGTCGTCCTCGCGACGAAGGTCGTCCATGCGCCGCACATCGTCGCGGAGATCTGCGTGTCCGACGATCCTGACTATGTGACGGGCTATGTGGCAGCGCCGTCGCTCGGCTATCGCCGCATCACGAAGCTCAAGGAGGCAGGCTCGCCCGACGGCGGACGCATCTTCCTCTATCGCGGTCCGCGCGGCGGCGTCGCCGAGACGATTCGCTATCTGGAAAAGCAATGTGTGCTCGTGAGCGGCGTGCCGGACAGCCCGGCGGGGAATGTGCGCCCACAGGGCATGGAGGAAATGCTTGCCGAACAGCTGGCGGCGAAAAAGGCGCGCCATTTGTGCCGCGAGATGCACGAGATCGACTCGGTGCAGGCCGCACACGTCACGGTCGGCGGTGTTGAAAAGCTGCTTCTGGCGTCGAACAATTACCTTGGACTCGTCGATCATCCGCGCCTCAAGCGGGCGGCGCAGGAGGCCGTCGAGCGCTACGGCTGCGGCTCCGGCGGCTCGCGGCTGACGACGGGTACGCTTCCTCTGCACACGAAGCTGGAAGAGGAGCTGGCAGCGTTCAAGGGGACGGAGGCGGCGCTCCTCTTCGATACGGGCTACATGGCGAATGTCGGCATCCTTTCCGCGCTTGGTCAGAAAGGCGCAGTCTTTTTCAGCGATGAGCTCAACCATGCGAGCATCATCGACGGCTGTCGCTTGAGCCGCGCCAAGACCGTCGTCTATCGCCACAGCGACATGAAGGATTTGGAGGAGAAGCTCGCCGCCCATGCTCAGTGTCCGGGCGTCATCGTCTCCGATGCGGTGTTCAGTATGGACGGCGACATTGCCGATCTGCCGCGCATCTTGGAGCTTGCGCGAAAGTACCATATTTGGAGCATGGTGGACGAAGCGCACTCGACCGGCGTGATCGGCGGGATGGGGCGCGGTATATGCGAGCATTTTCACTTAAGGGAGAAGCCCGATGTCCTGATGGGGACGCTGTCGAAGGCTTTGGCGAGTGAGGGCGGCTACGTCTGCGGCAGTCGACTCTTGATCGACTATTTGAAGAATACAGCTCGCAGTTTCATCTTCTCGACGAGCCAATCGCCCGCCAATCTCGCCGCCGCGTCCGCAGCGCTGCAGCTTTTGCAGGAAGAGCCAGAGCGCGTCGCTCGCCTGCAGGAAAATGTCCGCGTGTTCTGCGCGGCACTTGCCGAGAATGGCGTTGAAGCCCGGAGCGAGACGGCGATTGTGCCCCTCATCATCGGCGAAGAGTCCCTGGCGGTGAAAATAGCGAAGGATTTGGAGCGGCAGGGCATCCTCGTATCCGCCATCCGCTACCCGACAGTGGCGAAGGGGGCGGCTCGCCTGCGCGTCGCCTTGGCTGCGACGCACACGGAGGAGGAGCTGAAAAGCGCGGCGGCGCACATCGCCGCATGTATAGAGAGTTTTCATGGAACGGCGTAA